A genomic stretch from Rhodomicrobium vannielii ATCC 17100 includes:
- the lpxC gene encoding UDP-3-O-acyl-N-acetylglucosamine deacetylase, producing MSFRSYSNRQTTLERDIVLKGAGVHSGAEVSLILHPAEANSGYNFYVSGGKNAGHIPGDFRSVTNLTLCTVISGAGGASVATVEHLLSALRGMGIDNADIEVDGNELPILDGSAEPFVAAIEEAGVRELDEARRYIKILRPVAVTDGGSIGEIFPYDGFRLDIEIDFPTPLIGRQRIDLDVTPASFKKHLSRARTFGFMKDVKQLWAAGRALGSSLENTVAIGEDRILNPEGLRYPDEFVRHKTLDAVGDFALAGAAILGLYRSKRPSHKLNSLMLHALYENRDAWTVVEAADKTRRHYVSPRADFGIAFATPNFAPENA from the coding sequence ATGAGCTTTCGAAGCTATTCGAACAGACAGACCACTCTTGAGCGCGATATCGTCCTGAAAGGGGCGGGCGTGCACAGTGGCGCGGAAGTATCGCTGATCCTCCACCCGGCCGAGGCCAACTCGGGCTATAATTTCTACGTTTCCGGCGGAAAGAACGCGGGCCACATCCCCGGCGATTTCCGCTCCGTGACCAATCTGACCCTCTGCACCGTGATCAGCGGCGCCGGCGGCGCCTCCGTCGCCACCGTGGAGCATCTGCTCTCGGCGCTGCGCGGCATGGGCATCGACAATGCGGATATCGAGGTTGACGGCAACGAACTGCCGATCCTCGACGGCAGCGCGGAACCGTTCGTGGCGGCCATCGAAGAAGCAGGCGTTCGCGAACTCGACGAAGCGCGCCGCTACATCAAGATTCTCCGCCCCGTCGCGGTCACGGATGGCGGCTCCATCGGCGAAATCTTCCCCTATGACGGCTTCCGCCTCGATATCGAAATCGATTTCCCCACGCCGCTGATCGGCCGTCAGCGCATCGACCTCGACGTGACTCCGGCCTCTTTCAAGAAGCACCTGAGCCGCGCGCGCACCTTCGGTTTCATGAAGGACGTGAAGCAGCTTTGGGCCGCCGGGCGCGCGCTTGGATCGTCGCTCGAAAACACCGTCGCCATCGGTGAGGATCGCATTCTGAACCCGGAAGGGCTGCGCTACCCGGACGAATTCGTTCGCCACAAGACGCTCGACGCCGTTGGCGATTTCGCTCTCGCAGGCGCCGCGATCCTCGGCCTGTATCGCTCGAAGCGCCCGAGCCACAAGCTCAACTCGTTGATGCTGCATGCGCTTTACGAGAACCGCGACGCATGGACCGTCGTCGAAGCCGCCGACAAGACGCGCCGTCATTATGTTTCGCCGCGCGCCGATTTCGGCATTGCCTTCGCGACACCGAACTTTGCGCCTGAAAACGCCTGA
- a CDS encoding cell division protein FtsA has product MTDERRQASRGPSRLWPFKGRDDIITVVDLGAQKVACAVVLLSSPRFGFDVGSRNIRVIGSSVVRSSGITGGRIANLAAIETSIRRAVGQAETQAGVTVEDVLVTGQFAGLIAEVFEAKLGHAGLGREDVEAISAAADEHCARTQRKLLHLFTSSGEAGAEAALAGHAPWAETDVIAISMPIRVQRQLETSFGKSLLNVRSVLAGPLASAMSVTNALERMSGVLVIDMGAQATGVALFHHGVPMVLECLNFGGQTVSEEIAQAFSLRKFEAERLKVRYGSVYDNLQADIDLPVQNGDTGEPVSKFSLNRIIRSRASEHLKAVNERLKGAGYSVPNGGAVLTGGGSLLPGIRELASHLFAAEVRTARPMTLNGLNAGNVLSALVGGCLYASRHQSAGEMPYAPELPSQDSSYASRIGQWLRTSFL; this is encoded by the coding sequence ATGACGGACGAACGGCGGCAGGCCTCGCGCGGTCCGTCGCGGTTATGGCCGTTCAAGGGACGAGACGACATCATCACCGTGGTTGACCTTGGCGCGCAGAAGGTCGCATGCGCGGTCGTTCTGCTGTCATCGCCGCGCTTCGGTTTCGACGTCGGCTCGCGCAACATCCGCGTGATCGGCAGCTCCGTCGTGCGTTCGTCCGGCATTACCGGCGGCCGCATCGCCAACCTCGCGGCCATCGAGACAAGCATCCGCCGCGCGGTCGGTCAGGCGGAAACGCAAGCCGGCGTGACCGTGGAAGACGTGCTCGTCACGGGCCAGTTTGCGGGGCTTATCGCGGAGGTGTTCGAGGCGAAGCTCGGGCATGCGGGTCTCGGGCGTGAGGACGTCGAGGCTATCTCGGCGGCGGCCGACGAGCATTGCGCGCGAACACAACGAAAGCTCCTGCATCTTTTCACGTCGTCGGGCGAAGCTGGCGCGGAGGCGGCGCTTGCGGGCCACGCGCCATGGGCCGAAACCGACGTGATCGCCATCTCGATGCCGATTCGCGTGCAGCGCCAGCTTGAGACTTCGTTCGGCAAAAGCCTCTTGAACGTGCGCAGCGTTCTGGCCGGGCCGCTCGCCTCGGCGATGAGCGTGACGAACGCGCTGGAACGCATGTCGGGCGTCCTGGTCATCGACATGGGCGCGCAGGCGACGGGGGTCGCGCTGTTCCATCACGGCGTGCCGATGGTCCTGGAATGCCTGAATTTCGGCGGCCAGACGGTCTCGGAGGAGATCGCGCAGGCCTTCTCGCTGCGCAAATTCGAGGCGGAACGGCTTAAGGTTCGATACGGCAGCGTCTACGACAATTTGCAGGCCGACATCGATCTGCCCGTCCAGAATGGCGACACCGGAGAGCCGGTGTCCAAATTTTCCCTTAATCGTATCATTCGATCGAGGGCATCGGAGCACCTCAAGGCCGTTAATGAACGGTTAAAAGGTGCAGGATACTCTGTTCCGAATGGGGGCGCTGTGCTGACGGGCGGCGGCAGCCTGCTACCGGGCATCCGCGAGCTTGCTTCGCATCTGTTCGCGGCGGAGGTCAGAACCGCGAGGCCCATGACCTTGAACGGTCTCAACGCGGGGAACGTGTTGAGTGCGCTCGTGGGGGGATGTCTGTATGCAAGCCGGCACCAGTCCGCGGGCGAAATGCCTTATGCGCCTGAGTTGCCGTCTCAAGACAGTAGCTACGCGTCGCGAATCGGCCAATGGCTGCGGACAAGCTTTTTGTGA
- a CDS encoding outer membrane protein assembly factor BamD → MGLRSIGQTLAAVILATTLSSSLGGCGSMGSMFSSSESTQLDQRPPDQIYKEADDLLGQGKNNKAAELFERIDQLYPYSEEAKKSTLMAAYAYQKAGKGPEAVAAARRFLSLHPGSKEAALAQEIIASSYFERISGPTRDQGETKKAIAELETLISRYPDSRYSEDAKRRIKLARDTLAASEMNVGRYWQKKGNYLGAVNRFKTVVTEYQQTTHVEEALMRLTECYMALGIVNEAQTAAAVLGHNFPDSPWYKDAYALLQSGGTAPREDSGSWISHAWKRTVGSVAG, encoded by the coding sequence ATGGGATTGCGATCGATCGGGCAAACTCTCGCAGCGGTGATTCTCGCGACGACGCTGAGCAGTTCACTTGGTGGCTGCGGGTCGATGGGATCGATGTTTTCGAGTTCAGAGTCGACGCAGCTCGATCAGCGCCCGCCGGACCAGATCTATAAAGAGGCCGATGACCTTCTCGGCCAGGGCAAGAACAACAAGGCCGCCGAGTTGTTCGAGCGCATCGACCAGCTTTACCCCTATTCGGAAGAAGCCAAGAAATCGACGCTGATGGCGGCATACGCCTATCAAAAGGCTGGCAAAGGCCCGGAAGCAGTGGCCGCCGCTCGTCGCTTCCTCTCGCTCCATCCCGGCTCCAAGGAAGCGGCGCTGGCGCAGGAAATCATCGCCAGTTCGTATTTCGAGCGCATCTCCGGGCCGACGCGCGATCAGGGCGAAACGAAGAAGGCAATCGCCGAGCTTGAAACGCTCATCAGCCGCTATCCGGATAGCCGCTACTCTGAGGACGCGAAACGACGCATCAAGCTTGCCCGCGATACGCTCGCCGCATCTGAAATGAATGTCGGCCGCTACTGGCAGAAGAAGGGCAACTATCTCGGCGCGGTGAACCGCTTCAAGACGGTCGTCACGGAATACCAGCAGACGACGCATGTGGAAGAGGCGCTGATGCGTCTTACTGAATGCTACATGGCGCTCGGCATCGTGAACGAGGCGCAGACGGCGGCGGCGGTGCTGGGGCATAACTTCCCCGACAGCCCGTGGTACAAGGACGCGTACGCGCTTCTACAGTCCGGCGGCACCGCGCCGCGCGAAGACTCCGGGTCGTGGATCAGCCACGCGTGGAAGCGCACAGTCGGCAGCGTTGCAGGCTAA
- the ftsZ gene encoding cell division protein FtsZ gives MGINLQLPGLTELRPRITVIGVGGAGGNAVNNMVEAGLEGVEFIAANTDAQALASSGAYTTIQMGIGITEGLGAGSRPEIGAAAAEEAIEEIRSHLDGVHLLFITAGMGGGTGTGAAPIIARTAKELGVLTVAVVTKPFEFEGQRRMRTADAGIAGLAQHVDTLIVIPNQNLFLVASERTTFADAFSRADDVLRSGVSCITDLMVKEGLINLDFADVRTVMQNMGTALMGTGEAEGEKRALQAAEAAISNPLLGEVSMRGAKGLLVSITGSFDMTLYEVEEAASRIRREVDPEENPDVNIIVGATFDQSLQNRLRVSVVATGIHSGVAPHHIAPPPPVEKDGGLAERMQSAQQEAPRRAPFGGLREQPARQAQDRRVVLEPKGRRSGDDVAPPAQTDNGQRFEPVPPAKTARAPRRPLTFSDFPELGQSDGAGNNGASNRSSGKPRGFFDWMAGRDRNASKPAPATQAKSVALQPRSNHEKTVAEQGHRNGASHDDAGDDMESDPGAARQNGDEAIDIPKFFRKPAS, from the coding sequence ATGGGAATTAACCTGCAACTTCCTGGCCTGACGGAGTTGCGGCCGCGCATCACGGTCATTGGCGTGGGCGGCGCTGGCGGCAACGCTGTGAACAACATGGTCGAAGCCGGGCTCGAAGGCGTGGAATTCATCGCCGCGAACACGGACGCGCAGGCGCTCGCGTCGTCCGGCGCTTACACCACCATTCAGATGGGCATCGGCATCACCGAGGGCCTCGGCGCGGGCTCGCGGCCGGAGATCGGCGCGGCTGCGGCCGAAGAAGCCATCGAGGAAATCCGCTCCCATCTCGACGGCGTGCATCTCCTGTTCATCACGGCGGGCATGGGCGGCGGCACGGGCACGGGCGCTGCTCCGATCATCGCGCGCACGGCGAAGGAACTGGGCGTGCTCACGGTCGCGGTGGTGACGAAGCCGTTCGAATTCGAAGGCCAGCGCCGCATGCGCACGGCGGATGCCGGTATCGCGGGCCTCGCGCAACATGTCGATACGCTGATCGTCATCCCGAACCAGAACCTGTTCCTCGTCGCGAGCGAGCGCACCACCTTCGCGGACGCCTTCTCGCGCGCCGACGATGTGCTGCGCTCGGGGGTGTCCTGCATCACCGATCTTATGGTTAAGGAAGGGTTGATCAACCTCGACTTCGCCGACGTGCGCACCGTCATGCAGAACATGGGCACCGCGCTCATGGGCACGGGCGAGGCCGAAGGCGAGAAGCGCGCGCTTCAGGCGGCGGAAGCCGCGATTTCCAATCCGCTGCTCGGCGAAGTGTCGATGCGCGGCGCCAAGGGGCTGCTCGTCAGCATCACCGGCAGTTTCGACATGACGCTGTACGAGGTGGAAGAGGCTGCGTCCCGCATCCGCCGCGAGGTCGATCCCGAGGAAAACCCGGACGTGAACATCATCGTCGGCGCAACGTTCGACCAGTCGCTTCAGAACAGGCTGCGGGTGTCCGTGGTCGCGACCGGCATTCACTCCGGCGTCGCCCCCCATCATATTGCGCCGCCGCCGCCCGTGGAAAAGGACGGAGGGCTTGCCGAGCGCATGCAGTCCGCCCAGCAGGAAGCGCCGCGCCGTGCGCCGTTCGGCGGATTGCGCGAGCAGCCCGCACGTCAGGCGCAGGATCGTCGCGTCGTGCTCGAACCGAAAGGTAGACGCAGCGGCGATGACGTCGCGCCGCCCGCTCAAACGGATAATGGTCAGCGTTTCGAGCCGGTGCCTCCCGCGAAGACTGCGCGCGCGCCGCGTCGTCCACTCACTTTTTCGGATTTCCCGGAACTCGGACAGTCTGACGGCGCGGGCAACAACGGGGCCTCGAATCGAAGTTCCGGCAAGCCTCGCGGCTTCTTCGACTGGATGGCGGGCCGGGATCGTAACGCTTCGAAGCCAGCCCCTGCCACGCAGGCTAAATCTGTTGCTCTTCAGCCACGCTCCAATCATGAAAAAACTGTGGCGGAACAAGGGCATCGGAATGGCGCAAGCCATGACGATGCTGGCGACGACATGGAAAGCGACCCTGGCGCTGCTCGTCAGAATGGCGACGAAGCCATTGATATTCCTAAGTTTTTCAGGAAACCGGCCTCCTGA
- a CDS encoding cell division protein FtsQ/DivIB, translating into MAHADRAARAGFVVSMVFLVATAIYGLYLSGATKSLFDEVSTFADKAAYDAGFRLEDLAVSGSDNTPKETLLKALQLPFEHSSLSYDAAEAHDRLIALGWIKTAEVRRVLPSRLEVVLTEREPYARWKDAAGVVQVVDREGRVLGPSEGQFETLLLFSGEGAPAEAAAFIESLADRETIRSRVAEASFVAERFWQVKLDSGVTLKLPRKVGELTFSKLESVLANSKIAEMALDTIDLRLTHRTILQLREPTTANRDKAIALLTSAPASQPAMPPRRGKAL; encoded by the coding sequence TTGGCGCATGCGGATCGCGCCGCGCGCGCGGGCTTCGTCGTCAGCATGGTGTTTCTGGTCGCGACCGCGATCTACGGCCTCTATCTGTCGGGTGCCACGAAATCGCTGTTCGACGAGGTGTCCACCTTCGCCGACAAGGCCGCCTACGACGCCGGTTTTCGGCTCGAAGACCTCGCCGTTTCCGGCTCCGACAACACGCCGAAAGAAACGCTGCTGAAGGCGCTGCAACTTCCCTTCGAGCATTCCTCGCTATCCTACGACGCGGCCGAGGCGCACGACCGCCTGATCGCGCTCGGCTGGATCAAGACCGCCGAGGTGCGTCGCGTGTTGCCCTCGCGTCTTGAGGTGGTGCTGACGGAACGCGAGCCCTATGCGCGCTGGAAGGATGCGGCGGGCGTCGTTCAGGTGGTCGACCGCGAAGGCCGCGTGCTCGGGCCGTCCGAAGGGCAGTTTGAAACGCTCCTGCTTTTCTCGGGCGAGGGCGCGCCAGCCGAAGCGGCGGCGTTCATCGAATCGCTCGCAGACCGCGAAACCATCCGTTCCCGCGTGGCCGAGGCGAGCTTCGTCGCCGAGCGTTTTTGGCAGGTCAAGCTTGACAGCGGCGTCACCCTGAAACTTCCGCGCAAGGTGGGCGAGTTAACTTTCTCCAAACTTGAATCGGTCCTCGCCAACTCGAAGATTGCGGAAATGGCTCTCGACACCATCGATCTGCGACTGACGCATCGCACGATCCTGCAATTGCGGGAGCCAACCACGGCCAATCGCGACAAAGCCATCGCGCTTTTGACCTCCGCCCCAGCATCGCAACCGGCCATGCCGCCGAGAAGGGGCAAAGCCTTATGA
- the murB gene encoding UDP-N-acetylmuramate dehydrogenase, with the protein MFQDIAAALLADAPELRGKLLPNASMSELTWLRVGGPAQVLFKPADEEDLAYFLARCPADIPVMAVGVGSNLLVRDGGVPGVVIRLGRGFNDIEPLDGARIRVGAAVPDVRLAQAAAQAGIAKLAFYRGIPGTVGGALRMNAGAHGGETKDVLVQARAVDRSGAVHVYDNAGMGFTYRHCGVPDDQIFTRAVFEGVPGDPAEIEREMQGVAEYREANQPIKSRTGGSTFKNPPGKSAWRLIDEAGCRGFRVGGAHMSEMHCNFLINDQNATATDIETLGETVRKRVFEKTGIMLDWEIKRIGVPAPTSAALAAAE; encoded by the coding sequence GTGTTCCAAGACATCGCAGCAGCGCTTCTGGCCGACGCGCCGGAACTTCGCGGCAAGCTCCTGCCGAACGCGTCGATGAGCGAATTGACGTGGCTCCGCGTCGGCGGCCCCGCTCAGGTGCTGTTCAAGCCTGCCGACGAGGAAGACCTCGCCTATTTCCTCGCGCGCTGTCCGGCGGACATCCCGGTGATGGCTGTGGGCGTCGGCTCCAATCTCCTCGTACGCGATGGCGGTGTGCCCGGCGTGGTGATCCGGCTCGGGCGCGGCTTCAACGACATCGAACCGCTCGACGGCGCGCGTATCCGCGTGGGCGCGGCGGTGCCAGATGTGCGGCTCGCCCAGGCGGCGGCGCAGGCGGGCATCGCGAAGCTCGCCTTCTATCGCGGCATTCCGGGCACCGTGGGCGGCGCGCTGCGCATGAACGCGGGCGCGCATGGCGGCGAAACGAAAGACGTGCTCGTTCAGGCGCGCGCGGTGGACCGCAGCGGCGCGGTGCATGTCTACGACAACGCGGGCATGGGCTTCACCTACCGCCATTGCGGCGTGCCGGACGATCAGATTTTCACCCGCGCCGTCTTCGAGGGCGTTCCGGGCGACCCGGCCGAGATCGAACGCGAGATGCAGGGCGTGGCCGAGTATCGCGAGGCGAACCAGCCGATCAAGAGCCGCACCGGCGGTTCCACGTTCAAGAACCCGCCCGGCAAGAGCGCGTGGCGGCTCATCGACGAGGCGGGTTGCCGCGGTTTCCGCGTCGGCGGCGCGCATATGTCGGAGATGCACTGCAACTTCCTCATCAACGACCAGAACGCCACAGCCACCGATATCGAGACGCTGGGCGAGACCGTGCGAAAGCGCGTGTTCGAGAAGACGGGCATCATGCTAGACTGGGAAATCAAGCGCATCGGCGTGCCCGCGCCGACGAGCGCAGCGCTGGCGGCCGCCGAATGA
- a CDS encoding D-alanine--D-alanine ligase, with protein sequence MTSFHHIAVLMGGWSSEREVSLNSGEACAGALEAQGYRVTRIDVGRDIADRLAALKPDAAFNALHGKWGEDGCVQGILETLQIPYTHSGVLASALAMDKARAKVAMKAAGVPVAAGVVASPAKAAQRHLLPPPYVVKPVCEGSSVGVFIVRNDYEHPPQELTRADWTHGDVLVERYVAGRELTCAVLGDRALGIIEIKPAEGLIFYDYEAKYAKGGSYHILPARLSPEIYENIQKMAVDAHHALGCRGVSRADFRLDDRPEGTGELVCLEVNTQPGMTATSLVPELAAHAGLSFGELVRWIVENASCNR encoded by the coding sequence ATGACAAGCTTTCACCATATCGCCGTGCTGATGGGCGGCTGGTCCTCGGAGCGAGAGGTTTCGCTGAATTCGGGCGAAGCCTGCGCGGGCGCGCTCGAAGCGCAAGGCTATCGCGTCACGCGCATCGATGTCGGCCGCGACATCGCCGACCGGCTCGCCGCGCTGAAGCCCGACGCCGCCTTCAACGCGCTGCACGGCAAATGGGGCGAGGACGGCTGCGTTCAGGGCATCCTTGAGACGCTGCAAATTCCGTACACGCATTCGGGCGTGCTGGCGTCGGCGCTGGCGATGGACAAGGCGCGCGCCAAAGTCGCGATGAAGGCGGCGGGCGTGCCCGTGGCGGCGGGCGTCGTCGCTTCCCCGGCCAAGGCCGCGCAGCGCCATCTGCTGCCGCCGCCCTATGTCGTCAAGCCCGTGTGCGAGGGATCGAGCGTCGGCGTGTTCATCGTGCGCAACGATTATGAACATCCGCCGCAAGAACTGACGCGCGCCGACTGGACGCATGGCGACGTTCTCGTCGAGCGTTATGTCGCGGGGCGCGAGCTGACATGCGCCGTTCTCGGCGATCGAGCGCTCGGCATCATCGAGATCAAGCCCGCCGAGGGGCTCATTTTCTACGATTACGAAGCAAAATACGCAAAAGGAGGCTCCTACCACATTCTGCCTGCACGACTTTCACCGGAAATTTACGAAAATATTCAGAAAATGGCGGTCGACGCGCACCACGCGTTGGGCTGCCGGGGCGTAAGCCGGGCCGATTTCCGTTTGGACGATCGGCCGGAAGGCACGGGCGAGCTTGTTTGTCTTGAGGTCAATACCCAGCCGGGCATGACCGCGACATCGCTCGTTCCGGAACTCGCTGCCCACGCTGGATTGTCGTTTGGTGAACTTGTGCGGTGGATTGTGGAGAACGCCTCTTGCAATCGTTAG
- a CDS encoding manganese efflux pump MntP family protein: MTPTAITVLAFTMSVDAFAVSLARGAASKKPRLREALRTGFIFGSVEALTPVIGWAAGMAASSYVQAWDHWIAFTLLAGVGLRMLWLALFAHEEERPAVAQSFLLIVAAAIGTSIDAMAVGVSLAILDVDITVIAIAIGLATFLMSSAGMMLGRMIGERFGRMTEVVAGLALCVIGATILIEHIG, from the coding sequence GTGACCCCGACTGCCATCACCGTGCTTGCCTTCACAATGTCCGTCGACGCCTTTGCGGTTTCGCTCGCGCGCGGAGCCGCCAGCAAGAAGCCGCGCCTTCGCGAAGCGCTCCGCACCGGCTTCATCTTCGGCAGCGTGGAAGCGCTGACGCCGGTCATCGGCTGGGCGGCGGGCATGGCAGCCAGCAGCTACGTGCAGGCGTGGGACCACTGGATCGCGTTCACGCTGCTGGCGGGGGTCGGTCTTCGCATGCTCTGGCTCGCCTTGTTCGCGCACGAAGAAGAACGGCCCGCTGTCGCGCAGTCCTTTCTGCTGATTGTCGCCGCCGCAATCGGCACCAGCATCGACGCCATGGCCGTGGGCGTATCGCTCGCGATCCTCGATGTGGATATCACCGTCATTGCCATCGCAATCGGCCTCGCGACTTTCCTCATGTCGTCGGCGGGCATGATGCTGGGGCGCATGATCGGCGAACGATTCGGGCGCATGACCGAAGTGGTGGCGGGGCTTGCGCTCTGCGTCATCGGCGCTACGATCCTCATCGAGCATATCGGCTGA
- the recN gene encoding DNA repair protein RecN, with protein sequence MLVALSIRDIVLIDKLDLGFEKGFTVFTGETGAGKSIILDSLSLALGARGDGGLVRRGATSASVTASFDLNDAHPAMALLAEQGFDSEDTLILRRVQGEDGRTKAFINDRPVSTGLLKQLGKMLVEIHGQHDDRALLDSATHRHLLDQFGGLIGEVQEVSRLWEAWREKNKAVDELEKALAVAEREKDYLTAACEELNQLAPQPGEEDDLATRRASIVAAQKARADLEDIADALNAPQFPAAKLSAALRRLERTPNIPDALKPIQSALERVLIEAEEARELVEAQLRGESGDNVEAIEERLFRLRAVARKYRVTVNDLPAVHARFREDLGRIETGEEDLAGASKAAAEFGEVYARAADALSEKRRATATLLDAAVQAELAPLKLDKARFVTEIEPMPEDRSGLRGGPFGREQAMFYVQTNPGAKPGPLMKVASGGELARFLLALKVVLAEKATAPVLVFDEIDTGVGGATAAAIGERQARLGTRAQVLAVTHSPQVAANADQHIRLHKAARGEGDAIVVTTSAEVLSMEGRREEIARMLAGKEVTAEARAAAESLIGARHVGAHHVA encoded by the coding sequence ATGCTTGTGGCCCTGTCGATCCGCGACATCGTTCTTATCGATAAGCTCGATCTCGGTTTCGAGAAGGGCTTTACCGTATTCACGGGTGAGACCGGCGCGGGCAAATCCATCATCCTCGACAGCTTGAGTCTCGCGCTCGGTGCGCGCGGCGATGGCGGTCTCGTGCGGCGCGGGGCGACCAGCGCGAGCGTCACGGCGTCCTTCGATCTCAACGACGCGCACCCCGCGATGGCGCTTTTGGCAGAGCAGGGTTTCGACAGCGAGGACACGCTGATCCTCCGCCGCGTCCAGGGCGAGGACGGCCGCACCAAGGCTTTCATCAACGACCGCCCGGTTTCGACCGGCCTACTGAAGCAACTCGGCAAGATGTTGGTCGAAATCCACGGCCAGCACGACGACCGCGCACTGCTCGATTCGGCCACGCATCGTCATCTGCTCGATCAGTTCGGCGGGCTCATCGGTGAGGTGCAGGAGGTGTCGCGGCTATGGGAGGCGTGGCGCGAGAAGAACAAAGCCGTCGATGAACTTGAGAAGGCGCTGGCGGTGGCGGAGCGCGAGAAGGATTATCTCACGGCGGCCTGCGAAGAGCTGAACCAGCTCGCGCCGCAGCCGGGCGAGGAAGACGACCTCGCGACACGACGCGCGTCAATCGTCGCCGCACAAAAGGCTCGCGCCGACCTCGAAGACATCGCGGACGCACTGAACGCGCCGCAATTTCCCGCCGCCAAACTCAGCGCCGCGCTCCGCCGTCTGGAGCGCACACCGAACATCCCCGACGCGTTGAAGCCGATCCAGTCGGCGCTGGAACGCGTGTTGATCGAGGCGGAGGAAGCGCGCGAACTCGTGGAAGCGCAGCTTCGCGGCGAAAGCGGCGACAATGTCGAAGCGATCGAGGAGCGGCTTTTCCGGCTGCGTGCGGTCGCCCGCAAATATCGCGTGACGGTGAACGACCTGCCTGCGGTTCATGCCCGCTTCCGGGAAGATCTCGGCCGCATCGAAACCGGCGAGGAAGATCTCGCCGGCGCGAGCAAGGCCGCCGCCGAATTCGGCGAGGTTTACGCCCGCGCCGCCGACGCGCTGAGCGAAAAGCGTCGCGCGACGGCCACGCTGCTCGACGCCGCCGTTCAGGCCGAACTTGCGCCGCTCAAGCTCGACAAAGCCCGCTTCGTCACCGAAATCGAGCCCATGCCGGAGGACCGCAGCGGTCTCCGCGGCGGTCCCTTCGGGCGCGAGCAGGCGATGTTCTACGTGCAGACCAATCCGGGCGCGAAGCCGGGGCCGCTGATGAAGGTGGCGTCGGGCGGCGAGCTTGCCCGGTTCCTGCTGGCGCTGAAGGTGGTGCTCGCCGAGAAGGCGACCGCGCCCGTTCTGGTGTTCGACGAAATCGATACGGGCGTCGGCGGTGCGACGGCGGCGGCCATCGGCGAGCGGCAGGCGCGGCTAGGCACTCGCGCGCAGGTTTTGGCGGTGACGCACTCGCCGCAGGTGGCCGCGAATGCCGATCAGCACATCCGGCTGCACAAGGCCGCGCGCGGCGAAGGCGATGCCATCGTCGTCACAACCAGCGCCGAGGTGCTGAGCATGGAAGGCCGCCGCGAGGAAATCGCGCGCATGCTCGCCGGCAAGGAGGTGACGGCCGAAGCCCGCGCCGCCGCCGAGAGCCTCATCGGCGCGCGCCACGTCGGAGCGCATCATGTCGCCTAA